One Rissa tridactyla isolate bRisTri1 chromosome 1, bRisTri1.patW.cur.20221130, whole genome shotgun sequence DNA segment encodes these proteins:
- the TFF2 gene encoding trefoil factor 2 — protein sequence MDLKVICVLSAILVIALSTLAEGKTLPSKCQCKLAPRERRNCGYPGISAAECRKAGCCFNASVPGVPWCFAPKPRRVRKVCPNDSYARINCGFPGITAKDCERKGCCFRAHPAGVPWCFYHRVVEEAC from the exons ATGGATCTCAAAGTGATCTGTGTGCTCTCCGCCATCCTCGTCATAGCCCTCAGCACCTTGGCGGAGGGAAAGACATTACCAAGTAA ATGCCAATGTAAACTGGCCCCCAGGGAGCGGAGGAACTGCGGCTACCCGGGAATCTCAGCAGCGGAGTGCAGGAAAGCTGGGTGCTGCTTCAACGCTTCAGTCCCCGGCGTTCCCTGGTGCTTTGCTCCTAAACCAAGGAGAG TTAGGAAAGTATGTCCCAATGACTCCTATGCCAGGATAAACTGCGGCTTCCCCGGCATCACAGCTAAGGATTGTGAAAGGAAGGGCTGCTGCTTCAGGGCACATCCCGCCGGTGTCCCCTGGTGTTTCTACCACCGTGTGGTGGAGGAAG CTTGTTAA